One part of the Arabidopsis thaliana chromosome 1 sequence genome encodes these proteins:
- a CDS encoding D-mannose binding lectin protein with Apple-like carbohydrate-binding domain-containing protein (D-mannose binding lectin protein with Apple-like carbohydrate-binding domain; FUNCTIONS IN: sugar binding; LOCATED IN: apoplast, cell wall, plasma membrane, plant-type cell wall; EXPRESSED IN: phloem, stem, guard cell, cultured cell, callus; CONTAINS InterPro DOMAIN/s: Curculin-like (mannose-binding) lectin (InterPro:IPR001480), Apple-like (InterPro:IPR003609); BEST Arabidopsis thaliana protein match is: D-mannose binding lectin protein with Apple-like carbohydrate-binding domain (TAIR:AT1G78860.1); Has 2743 Blast hits to 2677 proteins in 112 species: Archae - 0; Bacteria - 63; Metazoa - 5; Fungi - 0; Plants - 2661; Viruses - 0; Other Eukaryotes - 14 (source: NCBI BLink).), whose amino-acid sequence MKFSITLALCFTLSIFLIGSQAKVPVDDQFRVVNEGGYTDYSPIEYNPDVRGFVPFSDNFRLCFYNTTPNAYTLALRIGNRVQESTLRWVWEANRGSPVKENATLTFGEDGNLVLAEADGRLVWQTNTANKGAVGIKILENGNMVIYDSSGKFVWQSFDSPTDTLLVGQSLKLNGRTKLVSRLSPSVNTNGPYSLVMEAKKLVLYYTTNKTPKPIAYFEYEFFTKITQFQSMTFQAVEDSDTTWGLVMEGVDSGSKFNVSTFLSRPKHNATLSFIRLESDGNIRVWSYSTLATSTAWDVTYTAFTNADTDGNDECRIPEHCLGFGLCKKGQCNACPSDKGLLGWDETCKSPSLASCDPKTFHYFKIEGADSFMTKYNGGSSTTESACGDKCTRDCKCLGFFYNRKSSRCWLGYELKTLTRTGDSSLVAYVKAPNANKKSTL is encoded by the coding sequence atgaaattttcaatCACATTAGCTCTATGCTTCactctctccatcttcttgaTCGGATCACAAGCCAAAGTTCCAGTCGACGACCAATTCCGAGTGGTCAACGAAGGTGGCTACACCGATTACAGTCCCATCGAATACAACCCCGACGTACGTGGCTTCGTACCCTTCAGTGACAACTTCCGTCTCTGTTTCTACAACACAACCCCAAACGCATACACTCTCGCTCTCAGAATCGGAAACAGAGTCCAAGAATCCACTCTCAGATGGGTCTGGGAAGCAAACAGAGGCTCACCGGTCAAAGAAAACGCGACGTTGACTTTTGGCGAAGACGGAAACCTCGTACTCGCTGAAGCCGATGGACGCTTGGTATGGCAAACGAACACAGCTAACAAAGGCGCCGTGGGGATCAAAATCTTGGAGAATGGCAATATGGTAATATACGATTCCAGTGGAAAATTTGTATGGCAGAGCTTTGATTCTCCCACCGACACACTTCTCGTTGGACAGTCTTTGAAACTCAACGGTCGGACCAAACTCGTAAGCAGACTGTCTCCATCTGTCAACACAAACGGACCGTACAGTCTCGTGATGGAAGCCAAGAAGCTAGTCTTGTACTACACGACAAACAAAACTCCGAAACCAATCGCTTATTTTGAATACGAATTCTTCACCAAGATAACACAATTCCAGTCAATGACGTTCCAAGCTGTGGAAGATTCCGACACAACGTGGGGTCTAGTCATGGAAGGTGTCGATTCTGGTTCTAAATTCAACGTTTCAACGTTCCTCTCACGGCCGAAACACAACGCGACGTTGAGTTTTATTCGGTTAGAATCAGACGGAAACATCAGAGTTTGGAGTTACAGTACGTTGGCGACTTCCACGGCTTGGGACGTGACATACACGGCGTTTACCAACGCCGACACTGACGGTAACGACGAGTGTAGGATCCCTGAGCATTGTTTGGGGTTTGGTTTGTGTAAGAAAGGCCAGTGTAACGCTTGTCCTAGCGACAAAGGGCTTCTTGGTTGGGACGAGACATGTAAATCTCCAAGTCTCGCAAGTTGCGATCCCAAGACATTTCACTACTTCAAGATCGAAGGAGCTGATAGTTTCATGACAAAATATAACGGTGGATCATCGACGACGGAGAGTGCGTGTGGGGACAAGTGTACGAGAGATTGCaaatgtttagggtttttctaCAATAGAAAGAGTTCGAGGTGTTGGTTGGGCTACGAGCTCAAGACATTGACTAGAACCGGAGATTCTTCCCTGGTTGCTTATGTCAAAGCTCCTAATGCAAACAAAAAGTCAACTCTTTGA
- a CDS encoding D-mannose binding lectin protein with Apple-like carbohydrate-binding domain-containing protein (D-mannose binding lectin protein with Apple-like carbohydrate-binding domain; FUNCTIONS IN: sugar binding; LOCATED IN: cell wall, plant-type cell wall; EXPRESSED IN: stem; CONTAINS InterPro DOMAIN/s: Curculin-like (mannose-binding) lectin (InterPro:IPR001480), Apple-like (InterPro:IPR003609); BEST Arabidopsis thaliana protein match is: D-mannose binding lectin protein with Apple-like carbohydrate-binding domain (TAIR:AT1G78850.1); Has 2716 Blast hits to 2655 proteins in 114 species: Archae - 0; Bacteria - 54; Metazoa - 3; Fungi - 4; Plants - 2633; Viruses - 0; Other Eukaryotes - 22 (source: NCBI BLink).), whose product MEFSTTLALFFTLSIFLVGAQAKVPVDDQFRVVNEGGYTDYSPIEYNPDVRGFVPFSDNFRLCFYNTTQNAYTLALRIGNRAQESTLRWVWEANRGSPVKENATLTFGEDGNLVLAEADGRVVWQTNTANKGVVGIKILENGNMVIYDSNGKFVWQSFDSPTDTLLVGQSLKLNGQNKLVSRLSPSVNANGPYSLVMEAKKLVLYYTTNKTPKPIGYYEYEFFTKIAQLQSMTFQAVEDADTTWGLHMEGVDSGSQFNVSTFLSRPKHNATLSFLRLESDGNIRVWSYSTLATSTAWDVTYTAFTNDNTDGNDECRIPEHCLGFGLCKKGQCNACPSDIGLLGWDETCKIPSLASCDPKTFHYFKIEGADSFMTKYNGGSTTTESACGDKCTRDCKCLGFFYNRKSSRCWLGYELKTLTKTGDTSLVAYVKAPNASKKSALAI is encoded by the coding sequence atGGAATTCTCAACCACATTAGCTCTGTTCTTCACTCTCTCCATATTCTTGGTCGGAGCACAAGCCAAAGTTCCCGTCGACGACCAATTTCGAGTGGTCAACGAAGGAGGCTACACCGATTACAGTCCCATCGAATACAACCCCGACGTACGTGGCTTCGTCCCCTTCAGCGACAACTTCCGTCTCTGTTTCTACAACACAACCCAAAACGCATACACTCTCGCTCTTAGAATCGGAAACAGAGCCCAAGAATCCACTCTAAGATGGGTCTGGGAAGCAAACAGAGGCTCACCAGTCAAAGAAAACGCCACGTTGACTTTCGGCGAAGATGGAAACCTTGTACTTGCTGAAGCCGATGGCCGCGTGGTCTGGCAAACGAACACGGCTAACAAAGGCGTCGTGGGGATCAAAATTTTGGAGAATGGCAATATGGTAATATATGATTCAAATGGAAAATTCGTATGGCAAAGCTTTGACTCTCCGACCGACACGCTTCTCGTTGGACAGTCTTTGAAACTCAACGGTCAAAACAAGCTCGTAAGCAGACTTTCTCCATCGGTCAACGCAAACGGACCGTACAGTCTCGTGATGGAAGCCAAGAAGCTAGTCTTGTACTACACGACAAACAAAACTCCAAAACCAATCGGTTACTACGAATACGAATTCTTCACCAAGATAGCTCAGTTACAGTCTATGACGTTCCAAGCTGTGGAGGATGCCGACACCACGTGGGGTCTACACATGGAAGGTGTCGACTCTGGTTCTCAATTCAACGTCTCGACGTTCCTCTCGCGGCCTAAACACAATGCGACGTTGAGTTTTCTTCGGTTAGAGTCAGACGGAAACATCAGAGTTTGGAGTTACAGTACGTTGGCGACTTCCACGGCTTGGGACGTAACGTACACGGCGTTTACTAACGACAACACTGACGGTAACGATGAGTGTAGGATCCCTGAGCATTGTTTGGGGTTTGGTTTGTGTAAGAAAGGTCAGTGTAACGCTTGTCCTAGCGACATAGGGCTTCTTGGTTGGGATGAGACTTGCAAGATTCCGAGTCTCGCTAGTTGCGATCCCAAGACATTTCACTATTTCAAGATCGAAGGAGCTGATAGTTTTATGACGAAGTATAACGGTGGATCAACGACAACGGAGAGTGCGTGTGGGGACAAATGTACGAGAGATTGTaagtgtttagggtttttctaCAATAGGAAGAGTTCGAGGTGTTGGTTGGGTTATGAGCTCAAGACATTGACTAAAACCGGAGATACTTCCCTAGTTGCTTATGTCAAGGCTCCGAATGCTAGCAAGAAGTCAGCTCTTGCCATTTGA